Proteins from a genomic interval of Zingiber officinale cultivar Zhangliang chromosome 1B, Zo_v1.1, whole genome shotgun sequence:
- the LOC122049425 gene encoding NAC domain-containing protein 2-like codes for MNGADLPLPPGFRFHPTDEELVTHYLCRRSAGLPIYVPIIAELDLYKYDPWQLPGMAWYGEKEWYFFSPRDRKYPNGSRPNRSAGSGYWKATGVDKPVGSPRPVAIKKALVFYAGKAPRGMKTDWIMHEYRLAHVDNSAAKKRHSLRLDDSVLCRIYHKKGEAIPEGRSSAAVVEAKREAPAAVTATDSLYLDAAESMPRLVGEYSSGSEHAVELKCEREKQSLPPWEEAGWEAALTSGTNYEYANPLLFQEDDIFSYMQNPF; via the exons ATGAACGGAGCAGATCTGCCGCTTCCTCCAGGATTCCGGTTCCATCCCACTGACGAGGAGCTGGTGACGCACTACCTATGCCGGCGATCCGCCGGGCTGCCCATTTACGTTCCCATCATCGCGGAGCTGGACCTGTATAAGTACGACCCGTGGCAGCTGCCGGGGATGGCGTGGTACGGGGAGAAGGAATGGTACTTCTTCTCGCCGCGTGACCGGAAGTATCCCAACGGGTCGCGGCCGAACCGGTCCGCCGGGTCAGGCTACTGGAAGGCGACGGGGGTCGACAAGCCGGTGGGTTCGCCTCGGCCAGTGGCGATCAAGAAGGCGCTGGTGTTCTACGCTGGGAAGGCGCCCAGGGGGATGAAGACGGATTGGATCATGCACGAGTACCGCCTCGCCCATGTCGACAATTCCGCCGCCAAGAAGAGGCACTCCCTTCGG TTGGACGATTCGGTGCTGTGCCGGATCTACCACAAGAAAGGGGAGGCCATTCCGGAGGGTAGGAGCTCTGCGGCGGTGGTGGAGGCGAAGCGGGAGGCTCCGGCCGCGGTGACGGCAACGGACTCGCTCTATCTGGATGCGGCGGAGTCGATGCCGCGGCTGGTGGGGGAGTATTCGAGCGGGTCGGAGCACGCGGTGGAGTTGAAGTGCGAGCGCGAGAAGCAGAGCCTGCCACCGTGGGAGGAGGCGGGCTGGGAGGCAGCCCTCACCTCCGGAACTAATTACGAGTATGCAAATCCTCTGCTGTTCCAAGAAGACGACATTTTCTCGTACATGCAGAATCCCTTCTAA